From a single Vespa crabro chromosome 22, iyVesCrab1.2, whole genome shotgun sequence genomic region:
- the LOC124431865 gene encoding ankyrin repeat domain-containing protein 40-like — MEQQILEDRLKEAVCIGDTDVVQELINLGVNVNTQRIGSGWTPLHWACKKGFLDVVSLLLKHGADKKIKSENGESVKSLCSNEEILQLLNSDIQCNTNGPMIHQFMPKYKKNVITNVDPMQHLGVNHTRYELKNNNHLQDELVIKVRIANAPDPDFVEVELPMNDLTYQTLIQICCEEFGLCPYQILKLRKLPNTKLRKDKDIKRLQHFQEIEIITDPANVYKHVQYSNSVPNNISSTPANGYQSISHKDQTILY; from the exons ATGGAACAACAAATATTAGAAGACCGTCTGAAAGAAGCAGTCTGTATTGGGGATACGGATGTAGTTCAGGAACTTATCAATTTAGGCGTCAATGTTAACACGCAACGCATTGGTTCCGGatg GACACCATTACATTGGGCTTGCAAAAAAGGCTTTTTGGATGTCGTTTCTTTACTTTTGAAGCATGGTGcggataaaaagataaagtcaGAAAATGGGGAATCAGTAAAATCGTTATGCTCCAATGAagaaattttacaattattaaattctgATATTCAATGTAATACAAATGGACCAATGATACATCAATTTATgcctaaatataaaaagaatgtaatTACCAATGTAGATCCTATGCAGCATTTAGGAGTGAATCATACTCGAtatgaattgaaaaataataaccatttgcAAGATg aattagtaataaaagtacGTATTGCAAATGCACCTGATCCTGACTTTGTGGAGGTCGAATTACCTATGAATGATTTAACATACCAGACATTAATACAGATATGTTGTGAAGAATTTGGATTATGTCCATATCAAATTTTGAAGTTACGAAAATTACCAAATACTAAActgagaaaagataaagacatAAAACGACTTCAACACTTTcaagaaattgaaataataacagatccagcaaatgtatataaacatgtaCAATATTCTAACAGTGTTCCTAATAACATTTCATCTACACCAGCTAATGGATATCAAAGTATTTCACATAAAGAccaaactattttatattaa
- the LOC124431862 gene encoding splicing factor U2AF 50 kDa subunit isoform X1, whose translation MGEDFNGDRERQDREKDRDRDRDRDRRHRSRSRDRRKRSRSRSKDRRDRKRSSSPKKSRSSRRRKPSLYWDVPPPGFEHITPLQYKAMQAAGQIPANIVADTPQAAVPVVGSTITRQARRLYVGNIPFGVTEEEMMEFFNQQMHLSGLAQAAGNPVLACQINLDKNFAFLEFRSIDETTQAMAFDGINFKGQSLKIRRPHDYQPMPGMTDNPSMNVPGTVPDSPHKIFIGGLPNYLNEEQVKELLMSFGQLRAFNLVKDSATGLSKGYAFCEYVDVSMTDQAIAGLNGMQLGDKKLIVQRASVGAKNPMIGAQAPVQIQVPGLSMVGTSGPATEVLCLLNMVTPEELMEEEEYEDILEDIKEECNKYGVVRSVEIPRPIEGVDVPGCGKVFVEFNSVIDCQKAQQTLTGRKFNNRVVVTSYFDPDKYHRREF comes from the exons ATGGGAGAAGATTTTAATGGAG atcgagagagacaagatagagagaaggaccGTGATAGGGACAGAGATCGTGACAGGAGACATAGATCACGTAGTAGGGATCGTAGGAAGAGATCAAGGTCTCGTTCCAAGGATCGCAGAGATCGTAAAAGAAGCAGTTCTCCTAAAAAAAGTCGCAGTTCTAGAAGAAGGAAACCATCTTTATATTGGGATGTACCACCACCTGGATTTGAACATATTACACCTTTGCAG TATAAAGCAATGCAAGCTGCTGGCCAAATACCTGCAAATATCGTAGCGGATACACCTCAAGCTGCTGTTCCTGTTGTCGGTAGTACGATCACTCGTCAAGCAAGAAGACTATATGTTGGTAATATTCCATTTGGAGTcacagaagaagaaatgatggAATTCTTCAATCAACAGATGCATCTATCAGGCCTTGCACAAGCTGCAGGAAATCCAGTCCTTGCTTGTCAGATCAATCTAGATAAAAACTTTGCTTTCTTGGag tttCGTTCAATAGATGAAACTACACAAGCCATGGCCTTTGATGGAATCAATTTTAAAGGACAaagtttaaaaataagaagaccTCATGATTACCAACCAATGCCTGGAATGACAGATAATCCGAGCATGAACGTGCCAGGTACGGTTCCTG atTCTCCGCACAAGATTTTCATTGGTGGTCTACCGAATTATTTGAACGAAGAACAG GTAAAGGAGCTTCTGATGAGTTTTGGCCAACTGAGAGCTTTCAATTTAGTAAAGGATTCAGCGACAGGACTATCAAAAGGTTATGCTTTTTGCGAATATGTTGATGTGTCCATGACGGATCAAGCAATTGCTGGATTAAATGGTATGCAGCTAGGAGACAAAAAATTGATTGTTCAACGAGCTAGTGTCGGTGCAAAGAATCCTATGATAGGAGCACAAGCTCCTGTACAAATTCAGGTACCTGGTTTATCCATGGTAGGCACAAGTGGACCTGCTACAgag gtACTTTGCTTACTGAATATGGTTACACCAGAAGAATTAatggaagaagaggaatatgAAGATATTTTAGAAGATATCAAAGAAGAATGTAACAAATATGGTGTAGTTCGATCCGTAGAAATACCAAGACCTATCGAAGGTGTTGATGTTCCAGGATGTGGAAAA GTATTCGTTGAATTTAACAGCGTTATCGATTGTCAAAAAGCACAACAGACTTTGACAGGACGCAAATTCAACAACCGTGTAGTAGTTACATCATATTTTGATCCCGATAAATATCATCGTAGAGAATTTTAG
- the LOC124431862 gene encoding splicing factor U2AF 50 kDa subunit isoform X2 → MGEDFNGDRERQDREKDRDRDRDRDRRHRSRSRDRRKRSRSRSKDRRDRKRSSSPKKSRSSRRRKPSLYWDVPPPGFEHITPLQYKAMQAAGQIPANIVADTPQAAVPVVGSTITRQARRLYVGNIPFGVTEEEMMEFFNQQMHLSGLAQAAGNPVLACQINLDKNFAFLEFRSIDETTQAMAFDGINFKGQSLKIRRPHDYQPMPGMTDNPSMNVPDSPHKIFIGGLPNYLNEEQVKELLMSFGQLRAFNLVKDSATGLSKGYAFCEYVDVSMTDQAIAGLNGMQLGDKKLIVQRASVGAKNPMIGAQAPVQIQVPGLSMVGTSGPATEVLCLLNMVTPEELMEEEEYEDILEDIKEECNKYGVVRSVEIPRPIEGVDVPGCGKVFVEFNSVIDCQKAQQTLTGRKFNNRVVVTSYFDPDKYHRREF, encoded by the exons ATGGGAGAAGATTTTAATGGAG atcgagagagacaagatagagagaaggaccGTGATAGGGACAGAGATCGTGACAGGAGACATAGATCACGTAGTAGGGATCGTAGGAAGAGATCAAGGTCTCGTTCCAAGGATCGCAGAGATCGTAAAAGAAGCAGTTCTCCTAAAAAAAGTCGCAGTTCTAGAAGAAGGAAACCATCTTTATATTGGGATGTACCACCACCTGGATTTGAACATATTACACCTTTGCAG TATAAAGCAATGCAAGCTGCTGGCCAAATACCTGCAAATATCGTAGCGGATACACCTCAAGCTGCTGTTCCTGTTGTCGGTAGTACGATCACTCGTCAAGCAAGAAGACTATATGTTGGTAATATTCCATTTGGAGTcacagaagaagaaatgatggAATTCTTCAATCAACAGATGCATCTATCAGGCCTTGCACAAGCTGCAGGAAATCCAGTCCTTGCTTGTCAGATCAATCTAGATAAAAACTTTGCTTTCTTGGag tttCGTTCAATAGATGAAACTACACAAGCCATGGCCTTTGATGGAATCAATTTTAAAGGACAaagtttaaaaataagaagaccTCATGATTACCAACCAATGCCTGGAATGACAGATAATCCGAGCATGAACGTGCCAG atTCTCCGCACAAGATTTTCATTGGTGGTCTACCGAATTATTTGAACGAAGAACAG GTAAAGGAGCTTCTGATGAGTTTTGGCCAACTGAGAGCTTTCAATTTAGTAAAGGATTCAGCGACAGGACTATCAAAAGGTTATGCTTTTTGCGAATATGTTGATGTGTCCATGACGGATCAAGCAATTGCTGGATTAAATGGTATGCAGCTAGGAGACAAAAAATTGATTGTTCAACGAGCTAGTGTCGGTGCAAAGAATCCTATGATAGGAGCACAAGCTCCTGTACAAATTCAGGTACCTGGTTTATCCATGGTAGGCACAAGTGGACCTGCTACAgag gtACTTTGCTTACTGAATATGGTTACACCAGAAGAATTAatggaagaagaggaatatgAAGATATTTTAGAAGATATCAAAGAAGAATGTAACAAATATGGTGTAGTTCGATCCGTAGAAATACCAAGACCTATCGAAGGTGTTGATGTTCCAGGATGTGGAAAA GTATTCGTTGAATTTAACAGCGTTATCGATTGTCAAAAAGCACAACAGACTTTGACAGGACGCAAATTCAACAACCGTGTAGTAGTTACATCATATTTTGATCCCGATAAATATCATCGTAGAGAATTTTAG
- the LOC124431867 gene encoding uncharacterized protein LOC124431867, with translation MYSKKLLFYLAVSLLIMGIFIDETEARRKILRGRKTITRQYYRGTAIPAWAIVLLCGISMLFIGGGLYLLLQKFVIDPADTTKSHSYQPAVQNEA, from the exons ATGTATTCAAAAAAGTTACTATTCTATCTCGCAGTTAGTTTGC TTATTATGGGAATCTTCATCGATGAAACAGAAGCAAGACGTAAAATATTACGCGGTCGTAAGACAATAACAAGGCAATATTACA GAGGTACAGCTATACCTGCATGGGCAATAGTGTTACTATGTGGAATTAGTATGTTGTTCATAGGCGGTGGTCTTTACCTTTTACTACAAAAGTTTGTAATTGATCCAGCTGACACAACAAAAAGCCATTCATACCAACCAGCTGTACAAAACGAAgcttaa